Proteins from one Gilliamella sp. ESL0443 genomic window:
- a CDS encoding UxaA family hydrolase: MVKYIKINNKDNVGVALSDLEAHEENIVVDGQVIDLKEPIKQGHKFALIDIDQDENIIKYGLPIGHATRLIKAGEHIHSHNLKTNLSDINDYKYQPTLSKNDLLHEITDKEVQIYRRKNGEVGIRNELWIIPTVTCINGIAEQIVKQFCDELNNQLEIDGITVLEHPYGCSQLGQDHQNTKTILQNLVKHPNAGAVLVIGLGCENNQVSEFKASLGEYDESRVRFLIAQQETDEVESALVHLRELYAIMKQDKREVGHLSELKFGLECGGSDGFSGITANPMLGLFSDYVIAHGGTSVLTEVPEMFGAENILMSHCIDESTFDKTVHMINDFKQYFISNNQPIYENPSPGNKAGGITTLEEKSLGCTQKAGGSEVIDVLKYGEMLTRHGLNLLSAPGNDAVATGALSAAGCHMVLFTTGRGTPYGGIVPTVKIATNTQLADKKANWIDFNAGKLIQGVSMQSLLIEFIDYIVLIANGKQTRNEINNFRNLAILKSGVTL, encoded by the coding sequence ATGGTTAAATATATAAAAATAAACAATAAAGATAATGTCGGTGTGGCATTATCTGATTTAGAAGCACATGAAGAAAATATCGTTGTTGATGGACAGGTAATTGATCTAAAAGAGCCTATTAAACAAGGGCATAAATTTGCACTTATCGATATCGACCAAGATGAAAATATTATTAAATATGGCTTACCAATTGGTCATGCTACTCGCTTAATTAAAGCTGGAGAGCATATTCATTCTCATAATTTAAAAACCAATTTAAGTGATATTAATGATTACAAATATCAACCTACTTTATCGAAAAATGATCTGTTGCATGAGATTACCGATAAGGAAGTACAAATTTATCGACGTAAAAATGGTGAAGTTGGTATCCGTAATGAACTCTGGATTATTCCAACTGTAACTTGTATAAACGGGATAGCAGAACAAATTGTTAAACAGTTTTGTGATGAGTTAAATAATCAATTAGAAATTGATGGTATAACTGTACTTGAACATCCTTATGGCTGTTCTCAGCTTGGACAAGATCATCAAAATACTAAAACTATTTTACAAAATTTAGTCAAACATCCTAATGCTGGTGCTGTATTGGTCATCGGACTTGGTTGTGAAAATAATCAGGTTTCAGAATTTAAGGCTAGTTTAGGTGAATATGATGAATCTCGAGTTAGATTTTTAATCGCTCAGCAAGAAACCGATGAAGTTGAATCAGCATTAGTTCATTTAAGAGAACTTTATGCCATTATGAAGCAAGATAAACGTGAAGTAGGGCATTTAAGTGAATTGAAATTTGGATTGGAGTGTGGTGGTTCTGATGGTTTTTCAGGTATTACAGCTAATCCAATGCTTGGTCTGTTTTCTGATTATGTTATTGCTCATGGTGGAACAAGTGTTCTTACTGAAGTACCAGAAATGTTTGGTGCTGAGAACATTTTGATGTCACATTGTATTGATGAGTCGACTTTCGATAAGACTGTACACATGATCAATGATTTTAAACAATATTTCATTTCAAATAATCAACCAATCTATGAAAACCCTTCTCCTGGGAATAAGGCTGGTGGCATTACAACTTTAGAGGAAAAATCTTTAGGTTGTACGCAAAAAGCGGGTGGTAGTGAAGTTATTGATGTTCTTAAATACGGTGAAATGTTAACTAGACATGGATTAAATTTACTAAGCGCACCTGGTAATGATGCAGTAGCTACTGGTGCTTTATCAGCAGCTGGATGTCATATGGTGCTTTTCACCACAGGAAGAGGCACTCCATATGGCGGTATTGTGCCAACAGTCAAAATTGCGACTAATACACAATTAGCTGATAAGAAAGCCAATTGGATCGATTTTAATGCCGGTAAACTGATACAAGGAGTCTCCATGCAATCTTTGTTGATAGAGTTTATTGACTATATCGTTCTTATTGCTAACGGGAAACAAACACGAAACGAAATTAACAACTTTAGAAATTTAGCCATATTGAAAAGTGGTGTAACTCTATAG
- a CDS encoding oligosaccharide MFS transporter yields MTSAFYKKPTYWFASFYSIMYYAAGSFVFSFYAIWLSKEIGLTAKQTGIIYSFNYFISLIIMIIYGVYQDKLVLKKHLIWFQSVIITCAAPALIYVYEPLLRHNFYVGVIFGSFFLGFGWVAGMGLIDSYCEKISRAFDFEFGQCRTWGCIAYAVGTFIAGILISINPHLNFWAASVVGICFMILNLNFKPDLSKSSAAVFQKKDKLSFNEIVSVFGLKKFWIFVVYVLGTYSLYNIYDQQLFPVFFTQQFTDVNDGYRLYGILNSFQVFLEAAVMFCVPFVVNKVGAKNALIFAAFISATRIFLTGHVESIAIISVIKLMHCLEISTILVSVFKYIDNNFNARLSATVFLIGYQVAGSVGVILFSTFVGNFYDTEGAATTFNYLGLVVLGFMIFAMAFLSRDRKSDKIENESN; encoded by the coding sequence ATGACAAGTGCATTTTATAAAAAACCAACTTATTGGTTTGCTTCGTTTTATAGCATTATGTATTACGCGGCGGGTAGTTTTGTTTTTTCTTTTTATGCAATATGGCTTAGTAAAGAGATTGGTTTAACAGCAAAACAGACTGGTATTATCTATTCTTTTAACTATTTTATTTCGTTAATTATCATGATTATTTATGGTGTTTATCAAGATAAATTAGTCTTAAAAAAACATCTAATTTGGTTTCAAAGTGTCATCATAACATGTGCTGCACCTGCATTAATCTATGTTTACGAGCCACTTTTAAGACATAATTTTTATGTTGGTGTTATCTTTGGCAGTTTCTTCTTAGGTTTTGGTTGGGTTGCCGGTATGGGCTTGATCGATTCTTACTGTGAAAAAATCAGCCGTGCTTTCGATTTTGAATTTGGACAATGCCGGACTTGGGGTTGTATTGCTTACGCAGTGGGTACCTTTATCGCTGGTATTTTAATTAGTATCAATCCTCATCTTAACTTTTGGGCTGCTTCAGTGGTCGGTATCTGTTTTATGATACTCAATTTGAATTTCAAACCAGATTTAAGTAAATCATCGGCAGCAGTATTTCAGAAGAAAGATAAACTAAGTTTTAATGAAATTGTTTCAGTCTTTGGACTGAAAAAGTTTTGGATATTTGTTGTTTATGTACTTGGTACTTATAGCTTGTACAACATTTATGACCAACAATTATTCCCTGTCTTTTTTACTCAGCAGTTTACCGATGTAAATGATGGTTATCGCTTATATGGTATTTTGAATTCATTTCAAGTCTTTTTAGAAGCAGCTGTTATGTTTTGTGTGCCATTTGTGGTTAACAAAGTTGGTGCAAAAAATGCATTAATCTTTGCTGCATTTATCTCTGCAACTCGAATATTTTTAACAGGTCATGTTGAAAGTATTGCAATTATTTCCGTAATCAAACTTATGCACTGTTTAGAGATCTCAACTATTTTAGTCTCAGTGTTTAAATATATTGATAACAATTTCAATGCACGCTTGTCAGCTACAGTGTTTTTGATCGGTTATCAAGTAGCCGGTTCAGTAGGCGTAATATTATTTTCTACCTTTGTCGGTAATTTTTATGACACTGAAGGTGCTGCTACTACGTTTAATTATTTAGGCTTAGTTGTTTTAGGCTTCATGATATTTGCTATGGCCTTCTTAAGTCGTGATAGAAAGTCAGACAAAATTGAAAATGAAAGTAATTAA
- a CDS encoding glycoside hydrolase family 28 protein — MTTISVKDFGAIGDGKSINTQAFEKAIQHIDQLGGGTLIVPVGTYFTGAIKLCSNITFVIEQGATLLFSDDAKDYPVVNSRWEGVKQDVYMPCIYGQHIENVVITGNGKIDGNGQKWWHTFRHDRSNLQYPRPYLIGFDYCERVTIEKVFLTQSPSWTVHPMESNNVVVDNISILNPADSPNTDGINPESCRNVRISNCYIDVGDDCIAIKAGTEETAEKSPCENILITNCNMIHGHGAVVLGSEMSGCIRNVTITNCVFQKTDRGVRFKTRRGRGGTISDITFSNIVMDEVLSAFVMNYYYYCGPKGNDPIVWNKDALPVNEFTPACHNISFSNIIAKNVRAYAGFLYGIPESPISNISFDNIRVSMQQNAQAGEVDMFKDVKPEAGKGFFIENAQSVLFNNVIIDNIVTDPLCVKNSQDVHINQSFVKQDGKLISLKS, encoded by the coding sequence ATGACGACTATATCTGTAAAAGATTTTGGCGCTATTGGTGACGGAAAATCAATAAATACTCAAGCTTTTGAAAAAGCAATTCAACATATTGATCAATTAGGTGGTGGAACGCTAATTGTTCCTGTTGGTACCTATTTTACTGGGGCAATTAAACTTTGTAGCAACATAACGTTTGTTATTGAGCAAGGAGCGACTTTATTATTTTCTGATGATGCTAAAGATTATCCTGTTGTTAATTCTCGTTGGGAAGGCGTTAAACAGGATGTGTATATGCCTTGTATATATGGCCAACATATTGAAAATGTGGTTATAACTGGAAATGGTAAAATTGATGGTAATGGTCAAAAATGGTGGCATACATTCCGTCATGATCGAAGCAATCTTCAGTATCCAAGACCTTACTTAATTGGTTTTGATTATTGTGAACGAGTTACAATTGAAAAAGTTTTTCTAACTCAATCTCCTAGCTGGACTGTTCATCCGATGGAATCAAATAATGTCGTTGTCGATAATATTTCAATTCTTAATCCAGCTGATTCACCGAATACCGATGGTATTAACCCTGAATCTTGTCGTAATGTAAGAATTTCAAATTGTTATATTGATGTTGGCGATGATTGTATTGCAATAAAAGCAGGCACTGAAGAAACAGCCGAAAAAAGTCCATGTGAGAATATTTTAATTACTAATTGTAATATGATTCATGGTCATGGTGCAGTTGTACTTGGTAGTGAGATGAGTGGTTGCATCCGTAATGTAACTATTACAAATTGTGTATTCCAAAAAACCGATCGAGGTGTAAGATTCAAAACTCGTCGAGGTCGAGGAGGAACTATTTCTGATATCACATTTAGTAATATTGTAATGGATGAAGTTTTATCGGCATTTGTTATGAACTACTATTATTATTGTGGTCCAAAAGGAAATGATCCAATTGTTTGGAATAAAGATGCTCTACCCGTTAATGAGTTTACACCAGCATGCCACAATATTAGCTTTTCAAACATTATTGCTAAAAATGTTCGTGCTTATGCTGGCTTTTTATATGGTATTCCAGAATCTCCTATTTCTAATATCTCTTTTGATAATATCCGTGTTTCAATGCAACAAAATGCTCAAGCAGGCGAGGTTGATATGTTTAAAGATGTCAAACCGGAGGCTGGTAAAGGGTTCTTTATTGAGAATGCACAAAGTGTTTTATTTAATAATGTCATTATTGATAATATTGTGACTGATCCACTATGTGTAAAAAATAGTCAAGACGTACATATTAATCAGTCTTTTGTTAAGCAAGACGGTAAGTTAATAAGCTTGAAAAGTTAA
- the uxaC gene encoding glucuronate isomerase, with the protein MSFLTENFLLDTEFSRQLYHDFAADQPIFDYHCHLPPEQIAKDYQFKNLYDIWLKGDHYKWRAMRTNGVAEKFCTGTDISDLDKFKAWAETVPHTIGNPLYHWTHLELRRPFGIDNVLLSPSTAEQIWNTCNEMLATPEFTARSIMKKMNVKMAGTTDDPIDDLAHHKTIAEDSSFDVKVLPSWRPDKAFNIDSEFFAAYMEKLSAVADVEISTFQALCQALSKRMDHFAAHGCKISDHALDTVVYEEATEKELDTILTKRLSGEVLTAKEVAQFKTAVLIFLGVEYNKREWVQQYHIGALRNNNSRMFNLMGPDVGFDSINDSPIAQPLSRLLDAQAKQDALPKTILYCLNPSDNEILGTMIGNFQGAGIQGKMQFGSGWWFNDQKDGMIRQMTQLAQLGLLSRFVGMLTDSRSFLSYTRHEYFRRILCRMIGRWVEDGEAPRDIQLLGQMVKNISFDNAKNYFGIELS; encoded by the coding sequence CCAATTTTTGATTATCACTGCCATTTACCACCGGAACAAATTGCTAAAGATTATCAATTCAAGAATTTATACGATATTTGGTTAAAAGGTGATCATTACAAATGGCGTGCAATGCGTACCAATGGTGTTGCAGAAAAATTCTGTACTGGTACTGATATTAGTGATTTAGACAAATTCAAGGCTTGGGCAGAAACTGTTCCTCATACTATTGGTAATCCTTTATATCATTGGACTCATTTAGAGCTTCGTCGTCCTTTCGGTATTGATAACGTTCTATTATCACCTTCTACAGCAGAGCAAATTTGGAATACTTGTAATGAGATGTTAGCGACTCCAGAGTTTACAGCTCGTAGCATCATGAAAAAAATGAATGTTAAGATGGCAGGTACAACAGATGATCCTATTGATGATTTAGCTCATCATAAAACTATTGCAGAAGATAGTTCATTTGATGTTAAAGTTTTACCAAGCTGGCGTCCAGATAAAGCATTCAATATTGATTCAGAATTCTTTGCGGCATATATGGAAAAACTTTCTGCAGTAGCCGATGTTGAAATTTCAACATTCCAAGCGCTTTGTCAGGCTTTATCAAAACGTATGGATCATTTTGCTGCTCATGGTTGTAAGATTTCTGACCATGCATTAGATACAGTTGTTTATGAAGAAGCTACTGAAAAAGAGTTAGATACCATTTTAACTAAACGTTTATCTGGCGAAGTTTTAACCGCTAAAGAAGTTGCTCAATTTAAAACTGCTGTACTTATTTTCTTGGGCGTTGAATACAACAAACGTGAATGGGTTCAACAATATCATATAGGTGCATTGCGTAATAATAATTCAAGAATGTTTAATTTAATGGGGCCTGATGTTGGGTTCGATTCTATTAATGATTCACCTATTGCTCAACCGCTTTCTCGTCTATTAGATGCTCAAGCAAAACAAGATGCATTGCCAAAAACGATTTTGTATTGTTTAAACCCATCTGATAATGAAATTCTTGGAACGATGATTGGTAACTTCCAAGGAGCAGGTATTCAAGGAAAAATGCAATTTGGTTCAGGCTGGTGGTTTAATGATCAAAAAGACGGCATGATTCGTCAAATGACACAGCTTGCTCAACTTGGATTATTAAGCCGTTTTGTTGGTATGTTAACCGATAGTCGTAGTTTCTTATCTTACACTCGCCATGAATATTTTAGACGTATTTTATGTCGAATGATTGGACGTTGGGTTGAAGATGGCGAAGCACCACGTGATATCCAATTATTAGGTCAAATGGTTAAAAATATTAGTTTTGATAATGCTAAAAACTATTTTGGTATTGAACTAAGCTAA
- a CDS encoding tagaturonate reductase produces the protein MKTLNRNDFPGAKYTTRVVQFGEGNFLRAFLDWQLDILNEKTDLDAGIVVVRPLNTDFPPSLSIQDGLYTTLVRGLNEQNEAVKEFRLIRSVNNEINVYTQYDEYLELAKDPNIQFIFSNTTEAGISYVESDKLTDKPATSYPAKLTAFLYERFVHFAGSKESGLIIIPCELIDYNGDALKKLVLKYANQWNLSDQFINWLENDNLFCSTLVDRIVPGYPKAQIAELETELGYKDNFIDSAEYFYLFVIQGPQWLAEKLCLDKCNMNIKIVDDIKPYKERKVAILNGAHTALVPVAYLSGIDTVGESMNDTQILSYIKETIFDEIIPVLDLPHQELVDFAQSVISRFKNPFIEHQLMSIALNSMTKFKTRILPQLINYQKEKGTLPKHLVFSFAALIAFYRGVRNGQSYPLQDDAIWLERFSNSWTAIAEGKSSLEDLIKVVLGDTAHWEHDLLTIPQLAQTLTQYLTVITEEGMRQAIEKCVNGSK, from the coding sequence ATGAAAACATTAAACAGAAATGATTTTCCGGGTGCAAAATATACGACACGTGTTGTTCAGTTTGGCGAAGGTAATTTTTTACGTGCATTTTTAGATTGGCAGTTAGATATTCTTAATGAAAAAACTGATCTTGATGCTGGTATTGTTGTGGTTCGCCCGTTAAATACGGACTTCCCACCATCATTAAGTATTCAAGATGGGTTGTATACAACGCTTGTTCGTGGTTTGAATGAACAAAATGAAGCAGTGAAAGAGTTTAGATTGATTCGTTCAGTTAATAACGAAATCAATGTATATACTCAATATGATGAATATCTTGAGTTAGCTAAAGATCCGAATATTCAGTTTATTTTTTCAAATACTACCGAAGCTGGCATTAGTTATGTTGAAAGTGACAAATTAACAGATAAACCTGCAACGAGTTATCCAGCAAAATTGACTGCATTTTTATATGAAAGATTTGTTCACTTTGCCGGCAGTAAAGAAAGTGGTTTGATTATTATTCCATGTGAATTAATTGATTATAACGGCGATGCACTTAAAAAATTAGTACTTAAATATGCGAATCAGTGGAACTTGTCAGACCAATTTATCAATTGGCTTGAAAATGATAATTTATTCTGCTCAACTTTAGTAGATAGAATTGTTCCAGGATACCCAAAAGCGCAAATCGCTGAGCTTGAGACTGAATTAGGTTATAAAGATAACTTTATTGATTCAGCGGAATATTTTTATCTATTTGTTATTCAAGGACCGCAATGGTTAGCTGAAAAATTATGCCTTGATAAATGCAATATGAACATCAAAATTGTTGATGATATTAAACCGTATAAAGAGCGTAAAGTAGCTATTTTAAATGGTGCTCATACTGCATTAGTTCCTGTTGCTTATTTATCAGGTATTGATACTGTTGGCGAATCAATGAATGACACTCAGATTTTATCTTATATAAAAGAAACCATTTTTGATGAAATTATCCCTGTTTTAGATTTACCTCATCAAGAATTGGTTGATTTTGCTCAATCAGTTATTAGTCGTTTTAAAAATCCATTTATTGAACATCAATTGATGTCAATTGCTTTAAACAGTATGACTAAGTTTAAAACACGTATTCTTCCTCAATTAATTAATTATCAAAAAGAAAAAGGAACATTGCCTAAACATTTGGTGTTCTCTTTTGCTGCATTGATCGCATTTTATCGAGGTGTGCGTAATGGACAAAGTTATCCGTTACAAGATGATGCAATCTGGTTAGAACGCTTCAGTAATAGTTGGACAGCCATTGCAGAAGGGAAAAGTTCATTAGAGGATTTAATCAAAGTTGTTTTAGGTGACACGGCTCATTGGGAGCATGATCTATTAACTATTCCTCAATTAGCACAAACTTTAACACAATATTTAACTGTCATAACCGAAGAGGGAATGCGTCAAGCAATTGAAAAATGTGTTAATGGTAGCAAATAA
- a CDS encoding glycoside hydrolase family 172 protein — MNIFDSVTQFHFEQTRTISPENLTGEKGKSCMKASALGPCRKGQGFISIPAGEKVTIAEITGPGEIRHMWFTLTDKTHRGSFVLRDVVIRIYWDDETVPSVESPIGDFFCNGFGARCDINSMPIVVNPTGGFNSYFRMPFNKKARVEIHNEHEADLQHFFFAINYALMPKPFENPLYFHAQWRRQRVTNHAQDYVILDNVQGYGYYVGTYLALTALERYWWGEGEFKFYLDDDSDYPTQHSTGSEDYFGGAWAFHNRDSQGRPKAKCFQTMFMGYPYQTNRDATRDFFQTGDSNPVHGFGDDGLPSHGLYRWHLPDPIAFHKNIKLAFQQIGNDDIRLYERCDDIASVAYWYQSPSVNHNPVFPNKQQRTPR, encoded by the coding sequence ATGAATATATTTGATTCAGTAACACAGTTTCACTTCGAACAAACAAGAACTATTTCACCTGAAAATTTGACTGGTGAAAAGGGTAAATCGTGTATGAAAGCTAGTGCTTTAGGTCCATGTAGGAAAGGACAAGGTTTTATATCCATTCCTGCTGGTGAAAAAGTGACTATTGCTGAAATTACTGGCCCAGGGGAAATTCGTCATATGTGGTTTACTTTAACTGATAAAACACATCGTGGAAGCTTTGTATTACGTGATGTTGTGATTCGAATTTATTGGGATGATGAAACTGTTCCTTCAGTGGAAAGTCCTATTGGTGACTTTTTCTGTAATGGTTTTGGTGCGAGATGTGATATTAATTCTATGCCAATAGTGGTTAATCCAACAGGTGGTTTTAATAGTTATTTTAGAATGCCATTTAATAAAAAAGCTAGAGTTGAAATTCACAATGAACATGAAGCTGATTTGCAACATTTCTTCTTTGCTATTAATTATGCGTTGATGCCAAAACCATTTGAAAATCCACTTTACTTTCATGCTCAATGGCGTCGTCAACGTGTGACTAATCATGCACAAGATTATGTCATATTAGATAATGTTCAAGGTTATGGTTATTATGTAGGTACTTACTTAGCTCTTACGGCTTTAGAGCGTTATTGGTGGGGAGAAGGGGAGTTTAAATTCTATCTTGATGATGATAGCGATTATCCAACACAACATTCAACTGGTTCAGAAGATTACTTTGGTGGAGCTTGGGCATTCCATAACCGTGATAGCCAAGGTCGTCCAAAAGCGAAATGTTTCCAAACAATGTTTATGGGATATCCATATCAAACAAACCGTGATGCAACTCGTGACTTTTTCCAAACTGGAGATTCTAATCCAGTACATGGTTTTGGTGATGATGGTTTGCCTTCACATGGTTTATATCGTTGGCATCTTCCAGATCCAATTGCATTTCACAAAAATATCAAATTAGCGTTTCAACAAATCGGTAATGATGATATAAGACTATATGAACGTTGTGATGATATTGCGAGTGTTGCTTATTGGTATCAAAGTCCATCGGTGAACCACAATCCAGTGTTCCCGAATAAACAACAACGTACTCCACGTTAG
- a CDS encoding LacI family DNA-binding transcriptional regulator, with the protein MASNKLKINDIARLAGVSATTVSHIFNKRDKKYRISPQTRQRVLSIAEKYSDQPHIRQYLVKANSTNTIGVIVPDMSNSFFSMFLHHLESSFRQKNIQLLITCSHYNKEVEIKVAQNLVERKVDAMIVVTSLDSDKLYVDINQNTPVLLFDRYLKDTVLPFITSESLQSVSDLIKPYAKNLDEFYFIGCDIQLTSICARLEGFRRGLESVGLTVKPEWIVSDDYSPNKGFELLKGVHERLGRMPKAIFTPSGNLLEEVLGYLVTARIDPEQVYLCSYDYNNYLGYTYYPIDAIVQDIENMALTCVDVVDDLLNFKELKHLEFFIEPQIIRHR; encoded by the coding sequence ATGGCGAGTAATAAACTAAAAATTAATGATATTGCTCGTTTGGCTGGCGTGTCGGCAACGACCGTCAGTCATATATTTAACAAACGAGATAAAAAATATCGTATTTCTCCACAAACTCGGCAAAGAGTCTTATCGATCGCGGAGAAATATAGCGATCAACCCCATATTCGTCAATATTTGGTGAAGGCTAATAGCACCAATACGATTGGTGTTATTGTCCCCGATATGTCAAATTCATTTTTTTCTATGTTTTTGCATCATCTTGAATCATCTTTTCGGCAAAAAAATATCCAATTATTAATTACTTGTAGTCACTATAATAAAGAGGTTGAAATCAAAGTAGCTCAAAACTTAGTAGAGCGAAAAGTTGATGCGATGATTGTTGTAACCTCATTAGACAGTGATAAATTGTATGTAGATATTAATCAAAATACACCAGTACTACTTTTTGACCGTTATCTCAAAGATACCGTGTTACCCTTTATTACAAGTGAATCATTACAGTCTGTAAGTGATTTAATTAAGCCTTATGCAAAGAATTTAGACGAATTTTATTTTATTGGTTGTGATATTCAGTTAACTTCGATATGTGCAAGACTTGAGGGTTTTAGGCGTGGCTTAGAAAGTGTGGGATTAACTGTAAAACCAGAATGGATTGTGAGTGATGATTATTCTCCTAATAAAGGTTTTGAATTACTTAAAGGTGTTCATGAAAGGTTAGGCCGAATGCCAAAAGCTATTTTTACACCATCAGGTAATTTATTGGAAGAGGTCTTAGGTTATTTGGTTACAGCTAGAATTGATCCAGAGCAGGTGTATTTGTGTTCTTATGATTACAATAACTATCTTGGCTATACGTATTATCCGATAGATGCTATTGTGCAAGATATCGAAAATATGGCGCTAACTTGTGTAGATGTGGTTGATGATTTGCTAAATTTTAAAGAATTAAAACATCTAGAATTTTTTATTGAGCCACAAATTATACGCCATCGTTAA
- a CDS encoding MFS transporter, with translation MSKEKKNKITWLVRFSYGSGNLIGSGALAISGAWLLYFYTTFCGLSVVQAALIFSIATYLDVILNPLMGFITDNFYQTKIGQRFGRRRFFILIGIPLMVIYPMLWIDGMGFWYYLVTYILFEIIYTSIMIPFNTLPVEMTSNFSERTYLTGSKAMFGKVANFLGAAIPGVFFYFYSKESATPFLLTGITYATIMMLALILLYCNSWEKPKEEVKDESVHSFFEAIKKLFIDILSTFRVKTFRTHLGMYLFGFGAEWLFTAVFTYFIVFSLGEPRSFVASMNSLSSICQLVSTAFFMMYCAKKGFKKPFIIALLIVISSMIGYVGIYYFNLPHITWIVVGITIWFGLGTGGVYYIPWSVYVFLADVDEVVTNRRREGVYAGAMTMAGKLVRASIVFVLGMILSAYGFESKSHVQPQSAIDAINGIILYGVVGMALIGAFFAWRMKLDHSTHSIIINEVARIRQGGKMEDVTPETRKVVEELSGIAYEKCFGNNNIGFKQKETTTN, from the coding sequence ATGAGTAAGGAAAAAAAGAATAAAATTACATGGTTAGTAAGATTTTCATACGGCAGTGGTAATTTAATTGGTAGTGGGGCATTAGCAATTAGTGGCGCTTGGCTACTCTATTTTTATACCACTTTTTGTGGATTAAGTGTGGTGCAAGCTGCATTAATTTTTTCGATCGCTACTTATTTGGATGTCATACTGAATCCATTGATGGGCTTTATTACAGACAATTTCTATCAAACTAAAATAGGGCAACGTTTTGGACGCCGTCGATTCTTTATTTTGATTGGTATTCCGCTAATGGTCATTTATCCTATGCTTTGGATTGATGGTATGGGATTTTGGTATTACTTAGTAACATATATTTTATTTGAGATTATTTATACCAGCATCATGATTCCATTTAATACGTTACCTGTAGAAATGACATCTAACTTTTCAGAACGTACTTATTTAACTGGTTCAAAAGCAATGTTTGGTAAAGTAGCTAATTTCTTAGGTGCGGCGATACCAGGTGTATTCTTTTATTTCTATAGTAAGGAATCCGCAACACCATTTTTGTTAACTGGGATCACTTATGCCACTATCATGATGTTAGCTTTGATTTTGCTTTATTGTAATAGTTGGGAAAAACCTAAAGAAGAAGTAAAAGATGAATCTGTTCATAGTTTTTTTGAAGCAATTAAAAAGCTTTTTATCGATATCTTATCAACATTCCGTGTTAAAACGTTTAGAACGCATTTAGGAATGTATTTATTCGGATTTGGTGCTGAGTGGTTATTTACTGCGGTATTTACCTATTTCATCGTATTTAGTTTAGGTGAACCTCGTTCTTTTGTTGCTTCAATGAATTCATTAAGTAGTATTTGTCAGCTGGTTTCAACCGCATTTTTTATGATGTATTGTGCTAAGAAAGGCTTCAAAAAACCATTTATTATCGCATTACTCATTGTTATTTCATCGATGATTGGTTATGTCGGTATTTATTACTTTAATCTGCCTCATATCACTTGGATTGTAGTGGGTATTACAATTTGGTTTGGTTTGGGTACTGGTGGTGTTTACTATATTCCTTGGAGTGTATATGTATTCTTAGCTGATGTAGATGAGGTTGTAACTAATCGACGTCGTGAAGGGGTATATGCAGGAGCAATGACCATGGCAGGTAAACTAGTTCGTGCTTCAATTGTCTTTGTGCTTGGTATGATATTAAGTGCTTATGGCTTTGAATCGAAGTCACATGTACAGCCACAAAGTGCGATTGATGCTATTAATGGTATTATTTTATACGGCGTAGTAGGAATGGCATTAATTGGGGCATTCTTTGCTTGGAGAATGAAGCTCGATCACTCTACTCATTCCATCATTATCAATGAAGTTGCTCGTATTCGACAAGGTGGCAAAATGGAAGATGTTACGCCTGAAACACGAAAAGTGGTTGAAGAATTATCTGGCATCGCTTACGAAAAATGTTTCGGTAATAATAACATTGGATTTAAGCAAAAAGAGACCACAACTAATTAA